A section of the Pochonia chlamydosporia 170 chromosome 2, whole genome shotgun sequence genome encodes:
- a CDS encoding MFS transporter (similar to Coccidioides immitis RS XP_001241685.1), giving the protein MATAALHPEVVPGTVHLVDLRDAPAGGAGTVELVPKPSDNPEDPLNWSRARKYKAVAMVLVYTLGVGIPTTLQYSVLSDITADTGISTAALVQGTGVMFLFLGWGCLLTQPIAMTYGRRGMYLASVLATVPLMVWTAYSRSAGEWYAHRILLGLFASPIEALPEVSIPDIFFAHERGSWMSLYVFTLFGSNFLAPILAGFFAEAYGWRWTMHFGAIIAAAAFVILFFFMEETMYFRQTLEGLENLDDTENKATDKNNGEETVVSSTSQTSEKYDHKNYGEKLKPFTRMEGRPPKKQMFLSMILPLSIIVQFPNIAWAGFIYGINLSWYNVLNATTSPILSTSPYNWSTSGVGLIYIGPIIGAAFGSLWSGVIADRLTLMLARRNKGVREPEQRLWPLALSAVLSCVGLIVWGVGAQHDVHWAGLAIGLGILTFSCVTGGSIALSYNVDCFKDISGESTTAVIIIRNTLGFAISYGITPWYTNMGLQNCFITAGFLSLGCTSSFLLMIWKGKSLRRHSAQRYWQYAGKTFNTVE; this is encoded by the coding sequence CTCTCAATTGGAGCCGAGCTCGCAAGTACAAGGCCGTGGCGATGGTGCTTGTCTACACGCTCGGTGTCGGTATTCCCACAACACTACAGTACTCTGTTCTGTCCGATATCACCGCAGATACAGGCATTTCCACCGCAGCGCTCGTTCAGGGAACTGGTGTGATGTTCCTATTCCTCGGATGGGGTTGTCTGTTAACACAACCCATTGCGATGACTTACGGTCGTCGTGGCATGTATCTGGCGTCTGTTCTGGCAACAGTTCCTCTGATGGTTTGGACCGCATACTCCCGATCCGCCGGAGAGTGGTATGCACATCGCATTCTCCTCGGTCTATTTGCGTCGCCAATTGAAGCCCTACCCGAAGTCAGTATCCCTGACATCTTTTTCGCTCACGAGAGAGGGTCTTGGATGAGCTTGTACGTCTTCACGTTATTCGGATCCAACTTCCTGGCCCCGATCTTAGCTGGCTTctttgctgaggcatatgGCTGGCGCTGGACAATGCACTTTGGCGCCATTATTGCCGCTGCAGCCTTTGTCATATTATTCTTTTTCATGGAGGAGACTATGTACTTCCGTCAAACGCTCGAAGGACTGGAGAACCTGGATGACACAGAAAACAAAGCGACAGACAAAAATAATGGAGAGGAGACGGTTGTCTCGTCAACTAGCCAGACCTCTGAGAAGTATGACCATAAGAACTACGGAGAGAAACTCAAGCCGTTCACCAGGATGGAAGGACGCCCTCCTAAGAAGCAGATGTTCTTGTCCATGATTCTGCCTTTGTCTATCATTGTTCAGTTTCCCAATATTGCCTGGGCCGGATTCATTTATGGCATTAACCTATCCTGGTACAACGTTCTGAACGCTACTACGAGCCCTATCCTTAGCACTTCGCCATACAACTGGTCCACGAGCGGAGTCGGCCTTATCTACATCGGACCCATCATAGGTGCAGCTTTCGGCAGTCtatggtctggtgtgatcGCTGACCgcttgaccttgatgctAGCTCGACGAAACAAAGGTGTACGTGAGCCGGAACAGAGACTCTGGCCTCTTGCACTATCTGCCGTCCTGTCTTGCGTTGGTCTTATTGTCTGGGGCGTTGGCGCTCAACATGATGTACACTGGGCTGGTTTAGCCATCGGACTAGGCATTCTGACGTTTAGTTGTGTCACTGGCGGTTCCATTGCCCTTTCATACAATGTCGACTGCTTCAAGGACATTAGCGGCGAATCAACGACTGCTGTTATTATTATCCGCAATACTCTAGGATTTGCAATCTCCTACGGCATTACGCCTTGGTACACTAATATGGGTCTTCAAAACTGCTTTATTACGGCTGGATTCCTGTCTCTTGGATGCACTAGCTCCTTTTTGTTGATGATCTGGAAGGGGAAGTCTCTTCGTCGACATTCCGCTCAAagatattggcaatatgCTGGAAAGACTTTCAACACTGTCGAATGA
- a CDS encoding isochorismatase family hydrolase (similar to Metarhizium acridum CQMa 102 XP_007811926.1) — protein MAPFSRNPSHNPQPLRPSLDASNPPGVTKNKKLHTAEMLTPNSTRTALLLVDIQQGLTHPTHWGPERSSPDFESNVKSVLSAARSYNQKRPETPILIIHVHNHSTRLTSPLHPSYVFPDSGVAGVAPMEVAAPLPNEPVLLKSVNSAFIGTNLEDRLRAFNTEQLVILGLSTDECVSTTVRMAANLKVLADDVLCTPHEGRIVLLSDATAAWAKGGFDATTVHEVHLASLNHEFATVETTGHVVRSIMECV, from the coding sequence ATGGCGCCCTTCAGCCGCAATCCTTCCCACAACCCCCAACCACTTCGGCCATCTTTGGATGCTTCCAACCCACCAGGTGTtacaaagaacaaaaaacTACACACCGCGGAAATGCTAACCCCAAATTCAACCCGAACAGCCCTTCTACTAGTCGACATCCAGCAGGGCCTGACGCATCCAACACACTGGGGCCCCGAAAGGAGCTCACCGGACTTTGAGTCAAATGTCAAGAGCGTGCTGAGTGCTGCGCGCTCATATAACCAAAAACGACCGGAGACACCAATTCTGATCATTCATGTTCACAATCATTCTACACGGCTTACTTCACCACTTCACCCGTCATATGTATTCCCAGACTCTGGTGTAGCTGGTGTCGCACCAATGGAAGTGGCGGCTCCTCTTCCCAACGAGCCTGTTCTGTTGAAGAGTGTCAACTCGGCATTCATAGGGACAAATCTGGAAGACCGGTTGAGAGCCTTTAACACGGAGCAATTGGTTATTCTTGGGCTGAGCACAGATGAGTGTGTGAGTACAACCGTGAGAATGGCGGCGAATCTGAAGGTTTTGGCAGATGATGTTCTTTGCACGCCGCATGAGGGTAGGATTGTGTTGTTGAGTGATGCGACGGCTGCGTGGGCCAAAGGCGGATTTGATGCCACTACTGTTCATGAGGTTCATCTTGCGAGTTTGAATCATGAGTTTGCGACGGTTGAAACGACTGGTCATGTTGTTCGGAGCATTATGGAATGCGTTTAG
- a CDS encoding C6 zinc finger domain-containing protein (similar to Metarhizium robertsii ARSEF 23 XP_007826284.1), which translates to MAETSDDLSQPAQRGESRSQRRRKWAPKVRTGCITCRARHVKCDEARPSCRRCISTGRRCDGFGQTSSTTGLGALSHQPVSGVTPLYAEASMQEKGLFYVFRTQTSHQVAGTFEGTFWSVDVLQACQMHPAIWHSATAIAAMQIRKLSGQNVEKSEHIISTYDELALKQYNKALSQLSQATKRPDPSFEDQSLILMATVLLLGFSSLRGNFNEAKFFAAHGLRLFKKWKFREAARKWRPTLRNNVISVTSLITLLDQIQIQYAWACRVQEPMDDALTGIKKNVSRLPFESMTDAYHELQALQSVAVRLIRAWGYECMNFDIHAYGNARKTWLHNLSVWKSKFAQLRQLAGDDKNKLKPLLVLQMGLISLQTIFQVDRGINELCWDRFITNFDRIVSIAQQLMELETDASEKQGNSNPLFTFAPSPVGTLYMVASACRENEIRSKALSLLKRWRHRDGMMDSGMLAAMAEAKIQLEEQGCDSVELADPSQCNCMLKFYICRYHRVMETGVEFVEDGLARLEVGTFEKMGTLPSLKTLVVKWDI; encoded by the exons ATGGCTGAAACATCTGATGATCTATCCCAGCCGGCGCAGAGAGGGGAATCTCGGTCGCAGCGACGTCGAAAATGGGCGCCGAAAGTAAGAACAGGATGCATCACATGCAG GGCTCGTCACGTCAAATGCGACGAAGCCaggccatcttgtcggcggTGTATTTCCACTGGTCGACGATGTGATGGGTTTGGccaaacttcatcaacaacgggGTTGGGAGCACTCAGTCATCAACCAGTGAGCGGCGTGACTCCTTTATATGCGGAAGCATCCATGCAGGAAAAGGGCTTGTTCTATGTATTCCGCACACAAACATCTCACCAAGTCGCTGGCACCTTTGAAGGCACCTTTTGGTCCGTGGATGTGCTCCAAGCATGTCAAATGCATCCCGCCATCTGGCATTCCGCAACAGCCATTGCAGCAATGCAAATACGGAAACTATCGGGTCAGAACGTTGAAAAGTCTGAGCATATCATCAGCACATACGATGAATTAGCTTTGAAACAGTATAACAAAGCTCTCAGTCAACTTTCTCAAGCGACCAAGAGACCGGACCCGAGTTTCGAGGACCAATCCCTCATTTTAATGGCCACAGTGCTTCTGTTGGGATTCTCAAGTCTCAGGGGAAACTTTAATGAAGCAAAGTTCTTTGCAGCTCACGGCCTTCGACTATTCAAAAAGTGGAAGTTTCGTGAAGCAGCAAGGAAATGGAGGCCGACTCTGCGCAACAACGTTATATCCGTCACATCTCTAATTACACTGCTGGATCAAATACAAATACAGTACGCATGGGCATGCCGAGTCCAGGAACCAATGGATGATGCACTTACGGGCATCAAAAAGAACGTCTCCAGATTGCCATTTGAGTCCATGACAGATGCGTACCATGAGCTCCAGGCACTACAGTCAGTCGCTGTGAGATTAATACGCGCGTGGGGATATGAATGCATGAATTTCGACATACACGCCTACGGCAACGCACGGAAGACTTGGCTGCATAACTTGTCTGTATGGAAGAGCAAATTCGCACAACTACGGCAGCTGGCTGGCGATGATAAGAACAAACTGAAGCCGTTGCTTGTCTTGCAAATGGGTTTGATCAGCTTGCAGACTATATTTCAGGTTGATCGGGGCATAAATGAACTTTGCTGGGACAGGTTCATCACCAATTTCGATCGCATTGTCAGTATAGCCCAGCAACtgatggagctggagacGGATGCGAGTGAAAAGCAGGGAAACTCAAATCCTCTGTTTACCTTTGCTCCTTCACCTGTTGGGACGCTTTACATGGTCGCTTCTGCGTGTCGAGAGAATGAAATAAGAAGCAAAGCcttgtctttgttgaaaCGCTGGAGACACAGAGACGGCATGATGGATAGTGGAATGCTCGCGGCAATGGCAGAAGCTAAGATTCAGTTGGAAGAACAGGGTTGTGACTCGGTTGAGCTGGCTGACCCAAGTCAATGCAATTGCATGTTGAAATTTTACATCTGTAGATACCATAGAGTCATGGAGACGGGGGTAGAGTTCGTCGAGGATGGACTAGCGAGGCTGGAAGTCGGGACTTTTGAGAAGATGGGAACGTTGCCGAGTTTAAAGACGCTGGTTGTCAAATGGGATATTTAA
- a CDS encoding sugar transporter (hexose transporter) (similar to Neosartorya fischeri NRRL 181 XP_001261445.1) produces the protein MLFQRPKIVKGDQHAGVDGIVLKDVYKREKFWWHYPGLRTLNLLLLGAICCDITNGYDGSMLNGLQILPQWQEYFHHPTSATLGLISNGTRIGQCGAIFVIAPIIQKFGRRWPIVFGSAFMLIGIALQTAAQSLAMFVVGRVIIGFGNNIQQATSLVLLAEIAHPSQRPAVMGIMNTTGSVGQILAAWITFGTGLHLASSWSWRLPSLLQAASSIFQITMGFFMPESPRWLIFNNRREEAREILVKYHAEGNENDELLKLELAEIDQALEYEKLQRSSSWLEWIRTPANRHRLFIVLSLGFIMQWCGNAIISYYLHLLLDSIGIKGTKTQLYINGGNTISGFCFGILWSLVGDRFGRRFMFLTGMAGMFCAFLLLTVFTGVNQTHNFSNPNLASATVAMVFIFFAFYKMAGVTQEPYFMEIAPYTLRAKTSAIKQFGDAGSNLFSGFVNPIGLEHIKWKYYIVWCCVLLTNFLTIYLFYPETKGLSLEEVTQMFDGNEIHAKEDPAEEEQNNSGKTPAVEFVEHPSGR, from the exons ATGCTCTTCCAAAGACCAAAGATTGTCAAAGGGGACCAGCACGCGGGAGTAGACGGCATTGTCCTCAAAGATGTCTACAAGCGCGAGAAGTTCTGGTGGCATTATCCCGGATTGCGCACCTTGAAtctcttgcttcttggcgccATTTGTTGTGATATAACCAATGGATATGATGGCTCCATGTTGAACGGTCTTCAGATCCTTCCTCAATGGCAAGAGTACTTCCATCATCCAACATCTGCGACGCTTGGTCTCATCAGCAATGGCACTAGAATCGGGCAATGTGGTGCCATTTTTGTCATTGCTCCCATCATTCAGAAATTtggacgacgatggccgATAGTGTTTGGCTCGGCGTTCATGCTTATCGGCATCGCGTTACAGACTGCTGCACAATCTCTTGCCATGTTTGTCGTGGGACGCGTCATTATCGGCTTCGGAAACAATATCCAGCAGGCTACCTCGCTCGTTCTCTTGGCTGAGATTGCTCACCCTTCGCAACGACCAGCCGTAATGGGTATAATGAATACAACAGGTTCCGTTGGACAGATTCTCGCGGCTTGG ATCACATTCGGTACTGGGCTTCACCTTGCGTCTAGCTGGAGTTGGAGACTGCCCAGTCTCTTGCAGGCTGCATCGTCTATCTTCCAAATCACAATGGGATTTTTCATGCCCGAGTCCCCTCGTTGGCTGATCTTCAATAACCGCCGCGAGGAAGCCCGCGAGATTCTAGTCAAGTATCATGCGGAGGGCAACGAAAACGATGAGCTCCTCaagctggaactggctgaAATCGATCAAGCACTGGAATACGAGAAACTCCAACGCAGCAGCTCGTGGCTCGAATGGATTCGAACTCCCGCCAATAGACACAGACTCTTTATCGTTCTTTCACTCGGTTTCATCATGCAGTGGTGCGGTaacgccatcatctcatACTATCTACACCTTCTCCTCGACTCAATCGGCATCAAAGGCACCAAGACACAGCTGTACATCAACGGAGGTAACACCATCAGCGGATTCTGCTTCGGCATTCTTTGGTCTTTGGTTGGAGACCGTTTTGGTCGACGATTTATGTTCTTGACCGGTATGGCTGGCATGTTTTGCGCATTCTTGCTTCTCACGGTCTTCACGGGGGTGAACCAGACACACAACTTCTCCAACCCAAACCTTGCAAGCGCcacggtggccatggtgttcATATTCTTTGCATTCTACAAAATGGCCGGTGTCACTCAGGAACCGTACTTTATGGAAATTGCACCCTACACGCTTCGAGCCAAGACCAGTGCTATCAAGCAGTTCGGCGATGCAGGATCCAATTTGTTCAGTGGCTTTGTCAACCCGATTGGATTGGAGCATATCAAGTGGAAGTACTATATCGTGTGGTGTTGCGTACTTCTTACCAATTTTCTTACTATCTATTTGTTCTATCCTGAGACCAAGGGCCTGTCGCTTGAGGAGGTTACGCAGATGTTTGACGGGAATGAGATTCATGCCAAGGAGGATCCAGCGGAAGAGGAACAAAACAACTCGGGCAAGACGCCAGCCGTGGAGTTTGTTGAGCATCCCTCTGGCCGCTAG